From Solidesulfovibrio carbinoliphilus subsp. oakridgensis, the proteins below share one genomic window:
- the cmk gene encoding (d)CMP kinase: protein MAVKAHRIVTIDGPAGAGKTSVSRRAAGLLGLAYLDTGAMFRALALRLGPEGHELPEAELDARLGAMVFSLAGSGADTTLLVDGAPLPDAARTEQVGAMASNLAVLPVVRRRLRLAQQALGRAADLLAEGRDMGTVVFPEAGRKFFLDASPEVRAARRVGQLAALGRPADYAEILRAIRRRDDQDRNRAASPLVPAADALVIDTSLLTEDAVVARIVEAAGG, encoded by the coding sequence ATGGCTGTTAAGGCGCACCGCATCGTCACCATCGACGGCCCGGCCGGGGCCGGCAAGACGTCGGTCTCGCGCCGGGCGGCCGGGCTCCTGGGGCTGGCCTACCTCGACACCGGGGCCATGTTCCGGGCCCTGGCCCTGCGCCTTGGCCCGGAGGGGCACGAACTGCCCGAGGCCGAGCTCGACGCGCGCCTGGGGGCCATGGTTTTTTCGCTGGCCGGCTCGGGCGCGGACACGACGCTCCTGGTCGACGGGGCCCCGCTCCCGGACGCGGCCCGGACCGAACAGGTCGGAGCCATGGCCTCGAACCTGGCCGTCTTGCCGGTGGTGCGCCGCCGGCTGCGCCTGGCCCAGCAGGCCCTTGGCCGGGCGGCCGATCTCCTGGCCGAGGGCCGGGACATGGGCACGGTGGTCTTTCCCGAGGCCGGCCGCAAATTCTTCCTCGACGCCTCGCCCGAGGTCCGGGCCGCGAGAAGGGTCGGCCAGCTGGCCGCCCTCGGCCGGCCGGCCGATTACGCCGAGATCCTTCGCGCCATCCGCCGCCGCGACGACCAGGACCGCAACCGGGCCGCCTCGCCGCTGGTGCCGGCCGCCGACGCCCTGGTCATCGACACGTCCTTGCTCACCGAGGACGCGGTGGTGGCCCGGATCGTGGAAGCGGCCGGCGGCTGA
- a CDS encoding universal stress protein — MPTLKKILCAVDFSEGSPRVADYAATLATSSKAEIVCVYVAPSLAEYVGFNVPQAALDTFIGDVVASAETTMDEFVTENFKGLPARGVVLAGYPAEEILKAAETEQADLIVMGTHGRTGIDRIIFGSVAEMVVKTAACPVLTVKPRPGAA; from the coding sequence ATGCCGACACTGAAAAAGATCCTGTGCGCCGTGGATTTCTCCGAAGGTTCCCCCCGGGTGGCCGATTACGCCGCCACCCTGGCCACGAGCTCCAAGGCCGAGATCGTGTGCGTCTACGTCGCCCCGTCCCTGGCCGAGTACGTGGGCTTCAACGTGCCCCAGGCGGCGCTCGACACCTTCATCGGCGACGTGGTCGCCTCGGCCGAGACGACCATGGACGAGTTCGTGACCGAAAATTTCAAGGGCCTGCCCGCCCGGGGCGTGGTCCTGGCCGGCTACCCGGCCGAGGAGATCCTCAAGGCCGCCGAAACCGAGCAGGCCGACCTCATCGTCATGGGCACCCACGGCCGCACCGGCATCGACCGCATCATCTTCGGATCCGTGGCCGAGATGGTGGTCAAAACCGCCGCCTGTCCGGTCCTGACCGTCAAACCCCGCCCGGGGGCCGCCTAG
- the hisC gene encoding histidinol-phosphate transaminase has translation MQPTDRIREDVREFTPYAPGLSMEEIKERYGLARVVKLASNENPLGASPLVKRVLARKADMVFRYPRAGNPALVAALAEAHGVPRGCVVAGNGSDEIIDLLVRVTCRPGVDNVVAFAPCFSIYVQQTKLCGVELRQPPLGPDFAFDLPALAGACDAKTALVFLTNPDNPSGYAVPADQVVALAKSLPPRALLVVDEAYVEFADPEADHSMLPRWGQCDNVVVLRTFSKLYGLAGLRLGLGVMPEWLADYLLRVRLPFSVNLLAEAAGIAALEDTPFRQASLETVLRGRRLLAEKLTGLGCRVYPSKANFLMFAPPSPQCGAADVFKALLGRGIIIRALKSYGLPELLRVSIGNDEENDLFLAAMKDLVENGC, from the coding sequence ATGCAGCCGACCGACCGCATCCGGGAGGACGTCCGGGAATTCACGCCCTACGCCCCCGGCCTGTCCATGGAAGAGATCAAGGAGCGCTACGGCCTGGCCCGGGTGGTCAAGCTCGCGAGCAACGAGAACCCGCTCGGCGCCTCGCCCCTGGTCAAGCGCGTCCTGGCCAGGAAGGCCGACATGGTCTTCCGCTACCCCAGGGCCGGCAATCCCGCCCTGGTGGCGGCCCTGGCCGAGGCCCACGGCGTGCCGCGCGGCTGCGTGGTGGCGGGCAACGGCTCGGACGAGATCATCGACCTTTTGGTGCGCGTCACCTGCCGGCCCGGGGTGGACAACGTGGTGGCCTTTGCCCCGTGCTTTTCCATCTACGTGCAGCAGACCAAACTTTGCGGGGTGGAACTGCGCCAGCCGCCCCTCGGCCCGGACTTCGCCTTCGACCTGCCGGCCCTGGCCGGGGCCTGCGACGCAAAGACCGCCCTGGTCTTCCTGACCAACCCGGACAACCCGTCGGGCTACGCCGTGCCGGCGGACCAGGTCGTGGCCCTGGCCAAATCCCTGCCGCCAAGGGCGTTGCTCGTGGTCGACGAGGCCTATGTGGAATTCGCCGACCCCGAGGCCGACCATTCCATGCTGCCCCGGTGGGGGCAGTGCGACAACGTGGTGGTCCTTCGCACCTTCTCCAAGCTCTACGGCCTGGCCGGGCTGCGGCTCGGGCTCGGGGTCATGCCCGAGTGGCTGGCCGACTACCTGCTGCGGGTGCGCCTTCCCTTCAGCGTCAACCTGCTGGCCGAGGCCGCGGGCATCGCCGCCCTGGAGGACACGCCGTTTCGGCAGGCGAGCCTCGAGACCGTCCTTCGGGGCCGCCGGCTCCTGGCCGAGAAGCTGACCGGGCTCGGCTGCCGGGTCTATCCGTCCAAGGCCAACTTCCTCATGTTCGCCCCGCCCTCGCCCCAGTGCGGCGCGGCCGACGTGTTTAAAGCCCTGCTCGGGCGCGGCATCATCATCCGGGCCCTCAAGAGCTACGGCCTGCCGGAACTTTTGCGCGTCAGCATCGGCAACGACGAGGAAAACGACCTCTTTCTCGCCGCCATGAAGGACCTCGTCGAAAATGGCTGTTAA